The genomic segment TCGACCATTGGCTGACAACGCAGCGTGCCCGTTTTCGTTCTTGCCATGCCGCGATTCTCGACCAGTTGATCGGGCGCCTGCCCATGAACGATCCCGAGGCGCGGCGGTTGGCGGAGGCGTGGGTTGCCCTGGCGCCGTTTGACCCGCGCGCCCACCACGTGCTGATGGCCGCGTCTGGGCCTTTCGAAGCCGAGTGTCATCTTGCGTCGGCCGAGCGGTTGTTCGAAGCGGAGGGCCTGGATCTTGCACCATTGCGGCAGGCGGCGCGCGCGCTACGTTCCGCACCGGCGGTGGCGGCCGCGCCGGAATCCCGCGCGTCGCCCCCACTCTCAGCCGTGCCCGATCAGCGACCGTTCCGGATATCGCTTGCCGTTATGCCATTCCACGAGCCGGGTATCGCCCCCAACCATTCGGGGCTTGGGGGCAGCCTGACCCGCGATATCATAACCCGGCTTGCAAAGTTGAGATCGCTCTTCGTAATCGCACAGGGCTCGGTTTTCGCTCTGGCCGAGCGCGGCATTGGTCCTGAGGAGGCGGGGCAGCGCCTTGACGTCGGCTACGTTGCCAGCGGCGCCGTGCAACGGCGTCGCGGACGCATTGTCGTGGACGTGGAACTCGTGGAAGCACGGACCGCTCGCATTGTCTGGTCCGACGTCTATGAGACAGTCGAAGCTGAAGCCTTCGACATCTTGGACAAGATTGGCGATATGATCGTCGCTGCCATCGTCAGCGAAGTCGAGACGGCCGAGAAGAACAGGGCCGTCCTCAAGCCGCCTGATACGTTAAACGCCTGGGAAGCCCATCATCGCGGATTGTGGCACATGCACCGTTTCACCCGGGAAGATAACCGACAGGCGCAGCACTTCTTCCACAAATCGATCAAGGCCGATCCGACTTTCTCCCGCGCCTATTCGGGGCTTTCCTTCACGCATTGGCAGAACGCGTTCCAAAGCTGGGAAGACAGCCGCATTGAAGCCGACCTCGCATACGATGCGGCGAGTCGTGCCCTGATGGCCGATGACCACGATCCCTCGGCTCATTGGGCGATGGGCCGCGCGCTCTGGCTGCGCCGCGACGAAAGTCAGGCGATAGACGAACTGCAGCAAGCGGTGGACATCAGTCCGAATTTCGCCATGGGGCACTACGCGCTTGCTTTCGTGCAATCGCAATCCGGCGATCCTGTGGCGGCAATCGGGTATGCCGATCTCTCGCGCCAGCTCAGCCCGTTCGACCCGCTGCTTTTCGCCATTCTGGGTGCCAAGGCGATGGCCTTTGTGCGGCTCGGTAGATACGAGGAGGCTGCGGACTGGGCGCTGAAAGCGGTCGCGCGTCCCAACGCGCACATCCTGATTCAGCAGATTGCTGCGTTCTGCCTTGTACTTGCCGGCCGTATCGAGGAGGGGCGGGTTGTCGGTGCGGCTATCCGGCGTACGCGACCGGGATACAAAGTCGATGAATTCCTACATGCGTTCAAATTTTCCGCTGACGCCGAGGCTATCTTCAGGCGTGCTGCAAGGGAACTGGGGCTCGATTGATTCAGCACCGAATGAATGCGGCCGATCTGTCGCGGTCGTCGTCCCACCGCAAATAGTGCCGCTCAACGTTAATTTTCACGAGCGCCTCGCCCAGATGCCGCCGCCAGTGGCTTGATCGCATGCCCTACCCTTGGCGACCCTCAGCCCAATGGGAGCGAGCTGCGCCCCGACCGCGTCGGGATCCGCCCTCCATCATCTTCCCAAAGGGCGATACAGATTTCGCTCGGCGCAGGTATCAGCCTCTGCTTGTTGCCGGATTCCAATTTCTGCACAAAGGATTCCAATTGATCGAAGTTTGTTGAGAAACGTTTCATGACGTACTTCCTTTTTCACAAGATCAGTCCGATATCTCGCGTTGCAATCTCTGGCCCCCTGCGCGCGCAAACCATCGGCTAGTATGGAGAGCGCGATAGGGCTATCTCCTGTTACGCTGCCTGCCGTAGGTGATCGCGGGGTGTTTCCAACGGAGCAACTAATGGTTGGGATGGCGCTATCTTCGCTCTGTTCTGCAACATCGCGTCAACGACTTGTGGAATCTCGGCACGCCTAATTCCAATGTCGGCAAGCAATTGATCATTGAGACTATCAAGCACCATTATCGTTCTGCGTCGCTGCCAACTCTTGACCAAGGCTGCGATTATTTTTCTTAGAATCCCCGTTCTTGCTGGCGTTCCGCCCGAAGTCGAATTCACACTTTGGAATTGTGATTTTTTGAGATAGAACATGCCGATCTCCTATGCCAAGAACTGTGGCGCCACGCTACTGACCCAGCGTTAATGTGGAGGATGCGTGGCTTATGAATGATGGGGAGATTTCCCGGAACGGCGGCGACCAGATAGATCGGCGCGGCCCGGGATTACGGGCAGTTCAGGAGGGATCCTGCGTAGATCAGAAACCTCTTATTTTGGCCAAGTTTCAACATGCCTCATATATGGCCATCACGGGCGGGTATTCAACTGATCGGGGCTATATGGGTGCGTTGCCAGGGAAAATAGAAAGGGGTCATCTAGCACCCGGCCAAGACAGGACCATCAGGCCTCTTCGAACCGAATTGGATGGGCTCCTTTCCACAGGACGGCGTTGCCCAGCCGGGGCAAATTTTCCAAGCCAGAAGTCAAGGTAATG from the Limibacillus halophilus genome contains:
- a CDS encoding transcriptional regulator, whose translation is MESSGPVAETSTRLAIRTLGRLQVFHHGCSVELPQSRKLRALLVYLAVAAHPVGRSRLCELLGDVANDPRGELRWYLSKLRTVLDRPGRRRVVGEDDMVSLDLSDTEVDAVQIESVVRAGLDAADLDVLRRSAARFVGDFAEGLDLNRSPQLDHWLTTQRARFRSCHAAILDQLIGRLPMNDPEARRLAEAWVALAPFDPRAHHVLMAASGPFEAECHLASAERLFEAEGLDLAPLRQAARALRSAPAVAAAPESRASPPLSAVPDQRPFRISLAVMPFHEPGIAPNHSGLGGSLTRDIITRLAKLRSLFVIAQGSVFALAERGIGPEEAGQRLDVGYVASGAVQRRRGRIVVDVELVEARTARIVWSDVYETVEAEAFDILDKIGDMIVAAIVSEVETAEKNRAVLKPPDTLNAWEAHHRGLWHMHRFTREDNRQAQHFFHKSIKADPTFSRAYSGLSFTHWQNAFQSWEDSRIEADLAYDAASRALMADDHDPSAHWAMGRALWLRRDESQAIDELQQAVDISPNFAMGHYALAFVQSQSGDPVAAIGYADLSRQLSPFDPLLFAILGAKAMAFVRLGRYEEAADWALKAVARPNAHILIQQIAAFCLVLAGRIEEGRVVGAAIRRTRPGYKVDEFLHAFKFSADAEAIFRRAARELGLD
- a CDS encoding DUF1127 domain-containing protein → MFYLKKSQFQSVNSTSGGTPARTGILRKIIAALVKSWQRRRTIMVLDSLNDQLLADIGIRRAEIPQVVDAMLQNRAKIAPSQPLVAPLETPRDHLRQAA